GAGCCGCAGCCGCCGACCGCACTCGTCTACGACAACGACGTGATGGCCGTCGCCGGGAGCGCGGTCGCCGCCGAGCTGGGCATCCCCGTACCGGGCCGGCTCTCGGTCGTGGCCTGGGACGACTCCGCGCTCTGCCGGGTCACCCACCCCCGGCTCACCGCCCTCGTGCGCGACACCGCCGGCTTCGGCCGGCTCGCCGCCGAGGAGCTCCTCGCCGTCCTCGCGGGCGGGCCGCCCGGGGTCCGGATCAGCGAGCAGCCGCGACTGGAGCCTCGCGAGAGCACGGCGCCGCCCCCGGCGCATACTGAATCCTGAACCCTTCCTGGAGCCGCCCCGTGATCACCCCCGCCGCCCCCTTCCCCGCACCGCGCGCCGGCGCGGCCGCCGGCCCGACGGTGGCGATCGACATCGGCGGTACGAAGATCGCCGGTGCGCTGGTGCACCCCGACGGCACGATGACCGCCACCACCCGCCGGGCGACCCCGCGCGGAGTGGACGCGGAGGGTGTCATGGCGGCGGTGAGCGAGGTCGTGGCCGACCTGTCCGGCTCCCCGCTGTGGGCCTCGGCGGTCCGCTGCGGGATCGGCAGTGCCGGCCCGGTGGACACTTCCCGGGGCACGGTCAGCCCGGTGAACATCGGGGCGTGGCGGGAGTTCCCGGTCCAGGCCCGGGTGGCGGCGGAACTGGCGGCGCGCGGGGCCGAGCTGCCGACCGTACTGGCCGGGGACGGCGTGGCGATGACCGCCGCCGAGCACTGGCTGGGCGCGGCGCGGGGGCACGCGAACGCGCTCTGCATGGTCGTCTCCACGGGCGTGGGCGGCGGCCTCATCCTGAACAACCAGCTACACCCCGGCCCCACGGGCAACGCGGGCCACATCGGCCACATCAGCGTGGCCTTCGACGGCGAACCGTGCGTCTGCGGCAGCCGCGGCTGCGTCGAGTCGGTCGCCTCCGGCACGGCGATCGCCCGCTGGGCCCGGGACCAGGGCTGGACCCCGGCGGCCGGCGCGAGCAGCGGGAACGGCACGGGGAGCACGCGGGACGCCTCGGCCGCCGGCGTGGCCGCGGCCGCCGCCGCGGGCGACCCGATCGCCCTGGCCGCCTTCGACCGCGCGGGCCGTGCGCTCGCCGCCGCCATCGCCGCCACCGCGACCCTCGTCGAAACGGACATCGCCGTCATCGGCGGCGGGGTCGCCGCCTCCGGCGACATCCTCTTCGCCCCGATCCGCACCCACCTCGAGGCCTACGCCACGCTCTCCTTCGTCAAGGAGCTCCGGGTGGTCCCGGCGACCCTGGGCACCCACGCGGGCCTGATCGGCGCGGCCGCCGCGGCGATGATGCTGCTGCCGTCGCCTCCGCCCCCATAGGGCCCGGCCGCCTCGCTCCCGCCCTCGCCCCCAGAGGGGACGTCAGGACTTGACCGACCGGTAGTACCGGCCCGCGCCCTCGTGCAGCTTCAGGGGATCGGTGTAGATCGCCGTCCGCAGGTCCACCAGCTGCGCCGCGTGGACCTCGCGCCCGACCAGGTCGCGGCTGAGGATCACCGTCCGCGTCAGCTGCTCCGTCAGGGCGGGGTCCGTCTCCGCCGTGGTCACCAGCAGGTTCGGCACGGCCAGGGTCGTCACCGCACTGGTGTTGCGCGCCCGCGCGTACGCGTCCTGCGGCATGACCGCCGTCCGGTAGTAGCGCGCCGGGCTGCCGCTCCCCTGCAACTGCTCCACCAGGTCGCCGAGCTGCACGAGCCGGATCTGGAACCGCTCGGACAGCTCGCGCACCGCGTTCGTCGGCAGGCCGCCGGACCAGAAGAAGGCGTCGATCCGGCCGGCCTCCAGCTCGCCCGGCATCGTGTCGATGCCGATGGACACCGGCGTGACGTCCAGCACCGGGTCCAGCTCCGCCGCCGTGAGCAGCCGCTCCGAGACGAGCCGCACCCCGGACCCCGGCTGGCCGATCGCGACCCGCTTGCCCCGCAGGTCCCGGGCCGACTGCACCGGGGAGTCGGCCGGCACCACCAGCTGCACGTAGTCGTCGTAGAGCCGGGCGACCCCGCGCAGCAGGTCCGCGCGCGGCTTCCCGTCGAGCCGGTACTTGGCGACCGCGTCCGCCGTCGCCACCGTGAAGTCCGCCTCACCGGAGGCCACCCGCTTCAGGTTCTCCTGCGAGCCCTCGCTGGTCTCCAGCCGCACGTCCACCCCGGGCACGTCCCGCCCGAGCGCCTGCTGCAGCAGCTGCCCGTACCGGTGGTAGACCCCGGTCCGCGCGCCCGTGCTGATGGTCAGTTCGCCCTGCAGTTCCGGCTCCCCGAAGGGCTTGAGCCACCAGGTCAGGACGCCGAGCACGGCCAGTACGGCCACCAGGACCCGCAGGGCGTGGCGCCTGCTGATCCGGGGCGGTACGAGAGGCATGTCCGCGATCCTGCCATCCGTCCGCCGCCTTGTCACGGCGCGGCCGCCCGGGCACCCGCCCCGGTCCCCCCGGCCGCCCTGCCGCGGCCGGTCGCACGCGGGACCGGAGGGCTCCCGGGTACCGCCTACCCTTGTTGCATGACCAGCAGCGACCGGAGCCAGGCAGTGGACGAGAAGCGAAGCTACGAGGTGCGCACCTACGGGTGCCAGATGAACGTGCACGACTCCGAGCGACTTTCCGGTCTGCTGGAGGACGCCGGTTACGTCCGGGCACCCGAGGGCTCCGACGGCGACGCCGACGTCGTGGTCTTCAACACCTGCGCGGTCCGCGAGAACGCCGACAACAAGCTGTACGGCAACCTGGGCCGGCTGGCCCCGATGAAGACGAAGCGCCCCGGCATGCAGATCGCCGTCGGCGGCTGCCTCGCCCAGAAGGACCGCGACACGATCGTCAAGAAGGCCCCCTGGGTCGACGTCGTCTTCGGTACGCACAACATCGGCAAGCTCCCCGTGCTGCTGGAGCGCGCCCGCATCCAGGAAGAGGCGCAGGTCGAGATCGCCGAGTCGCTGGAGGCGTTCCCCTCCACGCTCCCGACCCGCCGCGAGTCCGCGTACGCCGCCTGGGTCTCGATCTCCGTCGGCTGCAACAACACCTGCACCTTCTGCATCGTTCCGGCGCTGCGCGGCAAGGAGGAGGACCGCCGGCCCGGTGACATCCTCGCCGAGGTGGAGGCCCTGGTCGCCGAGGGCGTCTCGGAGATCACCCTGCTCGGCCAGAACGTGAACGCGTACGGCTCCGACCTGGGCGACCGCGAGGCCTTCAGCAAGCTGCTGCGCGCCTGCGGCCAGATCGAGGGCCTGGAGCGGGTCCGTTTCACCTCCCCGCACCCGCGCGACTTCACGGACGACGTGATCGCCGCGATGGCCGAGACCCCGAACGTGATGCCGCAGTTGCACATGCCGCTGCAGTCCGGCTCGGACCCGATCCTCAAGGCGATGCGCCGCTCGTACCGGCAGGAGCGGTTCCTCGGCATCATCGAGAAGGTCCGCGCCGCGATCCCGCACGCCGCGATCTCCACCGACATCATCGTGGGCTTCCCCGGTGAGACGGAGGAGGACTTCCAGCAGACGATGCACGCGGTGCGCGAGGCCCGCTTCGCGAACGCCTTCACCTTCCAGTACTCCAAGCGGCCCGGCACCCCCGCCGCCGACATGGACGGGCAGATCCCCAAGGAGGTCGTGCAGGACCGCTACATGCGCCTGGTCGCCCTCCAGGAGGAGATCTCCTGGGAGGAGAACAAGAAGCAGGTCGGCCGCACCCTGGAGGTCATGGTTGCGGAGGGCGAGGGCCGCAAGGACGGCGCCACGCACCGGCTGTCGGGCCGCGCCCCCGACAACCGCCTGGTCCACTTCACGAAGCCGGAGCAGGAGGTACGCCCCGGCGACGTGGTCACCGTGGACATCACCTACGCCGCCCCGCACCACCTCCTGGCCGAGGGCCCGACGCTGACCGTGCGCCGCACCCGCGCCGGCGACGCCTGGGAGAAGCGCAACGCCGCCCCGGCCCAGCCCGCGGGCGTCATGCTCGGCATCCCGACCCTCGGGGTCCCGGCCCCCCTCCCGGCCACCACGTCGGGCTGCGCGGTGCCGCAGGGCTGAGCCGAATCCGGCCGCGCCGGAGTTTGAGGCGCGGGGCCCGGCCGGAGCCCCGGGGCTTGCAGGCGCGCGGACGAGGGCGGCTACGAGGCAGCATGGCCGCCCCGCCCCGCCCCGCCCCGCCCGAGCCGCGCTGGCGTTAGGCTGCGGATCATGCTCGTAGCCGCTGCCGTCTGTCCCGCCCCGCCCCTGCTCGTGCCGGAGGTCGCCGCGGGGGCCGCCGCCGAACTCGGCGACGCCCGCACCGCCTGCTCCGACGCGCTCGCGGTGCTCGCCGCCTCCCGGCCCGACCTGCTGGTCGTGGTCGGCGCCGCCGACCGGGACCACCGCGGCCCCTACCCGCAGGGCGCCCGCGGCAGCTTCCGCGGCTTCGGCGTCGAGAGCGACGTACAGCTCGGGGAAGGCGATGAGGGGCCCCGCCTGCTGCCCCCGTCGCTCGCCGTCGGCGCCTGGCTGCTGCGGCACGCGCGGTGGGGCGCAGCCCCCGTCGAGGGGCTGGGCGTGGGGGAGCCGACGGACACCGCGCGCTGCCTGGAGACCGGCCGGGAGCTCGCTGCTCGCGACGCCCGGGTCGCGCTGCTCGTCATGGGTGACGGCAGCGCGCGACGGACCCTCAAGGCCCCCGGCTACCTCGACGAGCGCGCCGCCGACTTCGACGCGGCCGCCGCCCGCGCCCTGGGCGCCGCCGACACGGCCGCCCTCGCCGCGCTCGACGCCGAGCTCGCGGCCGAACTCCAGGCCGCCGGCCGGGCCCCCTGGCAGGTGCTGGCGGGCGCCGCCGAGGGCGCGGGCCTCGAGGGCCGCCTGCTGTACGAGGACGCGCCGTACGGGGTCGGCTACTTCGTGGCCGCCTGGTCGTAGCCGGGGCTCCGGAAGACGCCGAAGGGGCGCGGGAGCCGTTGGTCCCGCGCCCCTTCCGGAAGCGCGTCAGGAGGTGGTCGGCGGCGTCGTACCGCCGGGGGCGTCCTTGTGCGCGATCTTGCCCAGGGCGTCCTTCGCCTTGCCCGTACCGCTCGTGATCCGGTCGCTGTACTTGCCGTGGGTCTTGGAGTCCACGGCCTTGGCCACCTTGTCCAGACCCTCGCCGATCTTGCCCTCGTGCTGTTGCGCGAGGCCCTCGACCTTCTCCTTCGCCGGAGCGAGCTTGGCCTTCAGATTGTCCAGCAGGCCCATGGGTCACCTTCCGTTGGCGGTCGCTACGTGCGGGCGCCCTCGCCGGCTTCGCTGTCCGCGGCCACCTCGGCCGACTGCTGCTTCGGGATCTCCACGGCTTCCGCCGCCGGGGCCTCCGCAACAGCCGGCCCGGCCTCGGCCTCTTCGGCCGCACCGGACTCCGCCGTCAGGGCCTCGGTAGCGACCTCCTCGGTCGCAGCCTCTTCCTTACGACGAAAAAACCGATCAAAAACGCCCATGTCTACTCCCATAACGTTACTCGTGTGAGTGAAGTTCCGCCTTGGCCGGACCGGCCTCCGCCGGGCGTACGCAGGGCGCATGCCGGGCCGGAACCTCGCCAGGGCAACGACCCTGCCCACACCCCGTCACGTAACTCGATCGGGTACATGGCCGTGTCTTGACCGGGGGCTGCGAGACTGGGGCAGTGAGGAAAGCAGCCCCCGCCCCGCGGGTCATCGCCGTCGTCGGTCCCACCGCGGCAGGAAAGTCAGACCTGGGCGTCGCCCTGGCCCGCCAATTCGACGGCGAAGTCGTCAACGCCGACTCCATGCAGCTGTACCGGGGGATGGACATCGGCACCGCCAAGCTGACGACCGAGGAGCGCGGTGGAGTCCCGCACCACCTCCTCGACATCTGGGACGTCACCGACACCGCCAACGTGGCCGAGTACCAGCGCCTGGCCCGCCTGGAGATCGACAAGCTGCTCGCCGAGGGCCGCACGCCCGTCCTCGTCGGCGGCTCAGGCCTGTACGTCCGGGGTGCCCTGGACGTCATGGAGTTCCCCGGCACCGACCCCGAGGCCCGCGCCCGGCTGGAGGACGAGCTCACGCTGCGCGGCTCCGGCGCCCTGCACGCCCGCCTCGCCGCCGCCGACCCGGCCGCGGCCCGGGCCATCCTGCCCGGCAACGGCCGTCGCATCGTCCGCGCGCTGGAGGTCATCGAGATCACCGGACGCCCCTTCACCGCCAATCTGCCCGGCCACGAGTCCGTCTACGACACCGTGCAGATCGGCGTCGACGTCGCGCGGCCGGAGCTCGACGAGCGGATCGCGCTGCGCGTGGACCGGATGTGGGAGGCCGGGCTGGTGGACGAGGTCCGCGCGCTGGAATCCCGCGGACTGCGCGACGGAATCACCGCTTCCAGGGCGCTCGGCTACCAGCAGGTGCTCGCCGCGCTCGCCGGGGAGTGCACCGAGGACGAGGCCAGGGCGGAGACCGTCCGGGCGACCAAGCGGTTCGCCCGCCGCCAGGACTCCTGGTTCCGCCGCGACCCGCGCGTGCACTGGCTCAGCGGAGCCGCCGCCGACCGGGGGGAACTCCCCGGACTCGCGCAGTCGTTGGTCGAACGAGCGGTCACAGCCTGATCACGTGATGGCATCGGGACGCCCCGGGCGCCCGTTGCGGGGCCGGGGGCGTGCCATCATCAAACTTCTGCGGGTGCGGTCACCTGCGGTGAATGGCGGCGCACTGAGTCCGAGTGGGGAGGGCGCGTGGCGATGGAGGCCGGCCCTCGCGACACCGGGCGGGACGACACCCGACGGGAAGCGGATCCGACGCTTCTCGACGGTACGGACGGGCCCGCAGGCCTCGGGCTGCCCGCGGATCCCGCGCGGCTGACCCCCGACGGCCCGGACGCCCCGGACACCGCCGAGGCTGAGGCGGCCGCAGGCCCCGAGTACGAGGTGGAACTGCGCCCGCAGCGCCGCCTGCGCCTGTGGCAGATCGCCCCCATCGCCATGCTCGCCGCCGCCGGCTCGCTGATGTTCGCCTTCCCGCTCGCCTTCGAGTTCGGCGACGGCGGAGCCGTGGTCGCCATGCTCGGCTTCCTGATCAGCTGCTGCGCCGGAGGCTGGGGCATGATGGCCGCCCGAAGGGTCGGCTACACGTGGCCCGGGCTCCCGGCCCGGGGGAGCGGCCGCCGCCCGGACTGGCGCATGGCCGCGCTGTACGCCGTGATCGCGCTGGCCGTCGTGGGCCTGGCCGTGTACCGGGTCGCCCGGCTGCGCTGACCGGCCCTCCCGCAGGGGTCCGCGTACTGGACCGTGCGGCGCCGCTGAGCTGGGCCTCGGTACCATGGGCGGGTGACGCAGCGCACCCTCTCCTTCCTCAAGGGCCACGGCACCGAGAACGACTTCGTGATCGTCCCGGACCCGGACAACGCCATCGAACTGCCCGCCTCCGCGGTCGCGAAGCTGTGCGACCGGCGGGCCGGCATCGGCGCGGACGGCGTCCTGCACGTCGTCCGGTCCGCCGCGCACCCGGAGGCGGCCCACCTCGCCGGCGAGGCGGAGTGGTTCATGGACTACCGCAACAGCGACGGCTCCATCGCCGAGATGTGCGGCAACGGCGTGCGCGTCTTCGCCCGCTACCTCCAGTACGCCGGCCATGTCGAGCCCGGGGACCTGGCCGTCGCCACCCGCGGCGGGATCAAGCGGGTACACCTGGACAAGACCGGCGACGTCACCGTCTCCATGGGCCGCGCCGAACTCCCCGAGGGCGAGGTCACGGTCAGCGTCGGCTCCCGGAGCTGGCCCGCGCGCAACGTGAACATGGGGAACCCGCACGCGGTGGCCTTCGTTGAAAGCCTCGACGACGCAGGGAACCTCTACACCGCCCCGCCCTTCAGCCCGGCGTCCGCCTACCCGACGGGTGTCAATGTCGAGTTCGTCGTCGACCGCGGCCCCCGGCACGTCGCCATGCGCGTCCACGAGCGCGGCTCCGGCGAGACCCGCTCCTGCGGCACCGGCGCCTGCGCCGTCGCCGTGGCCACCATCCGCCGCGACGGCGTGGACCCGGCCGTCACCGGCGCACCGGTCACGTACACCGTCGACCTCCCGGGCGGAACCCTGCACATCACGGAACACCCCGACGGGCAGATCGACATGACCGGACCGGCCGTGATCGTGGCCGCGGGCGAGTTCGACGCGGCCTGGCTCAACGAAACGGCTTTCGCCTGAAGCTTCCCTCTAATGGGTGATCCGTTTCACGCTGAGCGAGAGGTGGACTGCGCCACGTGGTGGGGTCGGTAACATCAGGCACCGGCCCTGAGGGCTCACCCCATGCCCGCCACCGCCGGTCGAAGCCGCCGGAGGTGCCCATGAGTGCAGAGGCCACGAACCCCGAAGCACACCCCGAAGCGCGCCCTGAGCTCCGCAGACGGGGCCGGACCAGGCTCGATCTGCGCCGGCTCGGGCGAGCGGCCCTGCTCGGGCCCACGTCCCGGGACCGGCTCCCGGACGCCATCGGCCACGTCGCCGAGGCCCACCGCGCCCACCATCCGGACGCCGATCTGTCCCTTCTGCGAAGGGCGTACCTCCTCGCGGAGACCTCGCACCGAGGCCAGATGCGAAAAAGTGGTGAGCCGTACATCACACATCCGCTCGCCGTCACCCTGATCCTCGCCGAACTCGGCGCCGAGACCACCACCTTGACGGCCTCTCTGCTCCACGACACCGTCGAGGACACCGAGGTGACCCTCGATCAGGTCCGTGCGGAGTTCGGCGACGAGGTCTGCTTCATCGTCGACGGGGTCACCAAGGTCGAGAAGATCGACTACGGCGCCGCCGCCGAACCCGAGACCTTCCGCAAGATGCTCGTCGCCACCGGCAACGACGTCCGCGTCATGTCCATCAAACTCGCCGACCGGCTGCACAACATGCGCACCCTCGGCGTGATGCGCCCCGAGAAACAGGCCCGCATCGCCAAGGTCACCCGCGACGTCCTCATCCCGCTGGCCGAACGGCTCGGCGTCCAGGCCCTGAAGACCGAGCTGGAAGACCTCGTCTTCGCGATCCTGCACCCCGAGGAGTACGAGAGCACCCGCGCGCTCATCGCGGCCCACGCCGGGGAACGCGACCCGCTGCCCGCCATCGCCGACTCCGTACGGGCCGTCCTGCGCGACGCCGGCATCGCCGCCGAGGTACAGGTCCGGCCACGCCACTTCGTCTCCGTGCACCGCATCGCCCGGACGCGCGGCGAGCTGCGCGGCTCCGACTTCGGCCGCATCCTCGTCCTCGTCGGCGAGAACGCCGACTGCTACGGGGTGCTCGGGGAGCTGCACACCTGTTTCACCCCGGTCGTCTCGGAGTTCAAGGACTTCATCGCCACCCCGAAGTTCAACCTCTACCAGTCGCTGCACACCGCCGTCGCCACGCCCGAGGGGTACGTGGCCGAGGTCATCGTGCGGACCCGCCAGATGCACCGCGTCGCGGAGGCCGGCGTGGTGGCGCTCGGCAACCCGTACGCCACCGCGACGCCCGACGCCGCCGCCGACGCCGACGAGGAGCGGGTGGACCCCACCCGGCCCGGCTGGCTGTCCCGGCTGCTCGACTGGCAGCAGTCGGCGCCCGACCCCGACACCTTCTGGAGCGTGCTCCGCGCGGAGCTGGCCCAGGACCGGGAGATCACCGTGTTCCGGGCCGACGGGGGAACACTGGGCCTGCCCGCCGGGGCCAGCTGTATCGACGCCGCCTACGCCCAGCACGGCGAGGCGGCCCACGGCTGTATCGGCGCCCGGGTCAACGGGCGCCTCACCTCCCTGTCCTCCCCGCTGTCCGACGGCGACACCGTGCAGCTGCTGCTCGCGCAGGACGCCTCCTCGGGACCGGCCGCCGAATGGCTGGACCACGCGCGGACCCCGGCCGCCCGGATCGCCATCAGCAGCTGGCTCGAATCCCATCCCGACCGGGCCATGTCCACCACCTCCGCCGCGCGGGCGCCGCTGTCGGTGATCGGGGCCCGGGGCGGCGGGGGCAACGCGGTCGCCGACCTGCCGGACGCCACCGTGCGGCTCGCCGGGTGCTGCACTCCGGTGCCGCCCGATGCCGTCGCCGGCTTCCTGGTCCGGGGCGGGGCCGTGACCGTCCACCGCATCCACTGCGCGGCGGTGGCGCAGATGCGCGCCGTGGGGCGCACCTCCGTCGCCGTGCACTGGCGGGCCACGGCCGACTGCCGGGTCACCCTGCTCGCGGAATCGTTCGGCCGCCCGCACCTGCTGGCCGACCTCACCGAGGCCATCGCCCGCGAGGGGGTCGAGGTGGTCTCCGCGACCGTGGAACCCCCGGTCGAGCAGCGGGTCCGGCACAGCTACACCCTGCAGCTGCCGGACGCGGCCGGGCTGCCCGCGCTGATGCGCGCCATGCGGGACGTGCCGGGCGTGTACGACGTGCGCCGGGCATAAGGCCCGGGCCCCGCCCGCCGGGGGAGCACGGAGGTCCGCCCGGACGCCGCCCGGACGTCCGCCGCAACCCCGCCCAGGCGTCGGCCAGCCCCTGCCCGGGCATCGGGTCCGCCCTCGCTCCTGCGTCAGTGCGGAGTAGGCCGGGACGGCCCCGGAAGGCCCCGTTCGGGTGGAAACGTCGCGCGCCGTACGCGGCCGTGCGGCGGGCGCTGGTAAGCGGTGGTGGATGCAGCTCTCCTCCCCCCGCCTGCGCGCCGCTCTGCTCGCCGCGGCCTCCCTGACCCTCGTCGCCGCCGTACTGCCTCCGCCGAAGCCGCTGGGCATCGGCGACCCGCTCTTCCCCGAGCTCGGGAACCCCGGGTACGACGTGCTCTCGTACGACCTGTCCTTCGCGTACAAGGACAACCGCAGCCCGCTCGACGCGGTCACCGTCATCGACGCCCGTGCGCTGGAGCCGCTGGAGCGGATCAACCTGGACTTCACCCACGGCAAGGTGGCGTCCGCCGAGGTCAACGGGGAGCCGGCCCGGTTCGAGAGCGTGGGGGAGGACCTCGTGCTGACCCCCGCGCGGGCGGTGGCGGACAACGGGCCGCTGCACATCACCGTCCGCCACACCAGCGACCCGCGCGGACGCGGGGACGGCGGCTGGGTGCCCACCGAGGACGGCCTGGCCATGGCCAACCAGGCGGACGCCGCCCACCGCGTGTTCCCCTGCAACGACCACCCCGCCGACAAGGCCTTCTTCACCTTCCGGATCACCGCCCCGCCCGGGCTCACGGCCGTCGCCAACGGGGTGCAGGTGGTCCCCGCGATGCGCCTCGGCTCCTCGAAGACGTGGACGTACCGGACCCGGCACCCCATGGCCACGGAACTGGCCCAGGTCTCGGTGGGCCGGTCCGCCGTCGTGCACGGCACCGGCCCGCACGGGCTGCCGCTGCGCGACGTGGTCCCCGCGGCGGACCGGGAGCGGCTGGACCCCTGGCTGAAGAAGACCGCCGGGCACATCGCGTGGATGGAGGAGCGGGTCGGCCGCTACCCCTTCGAGAACTACGGGATCCTGATCGCGCGGGCGACGACCGGCTTCGAGCTGGAGACCCAGACCCTCTCGCTCTTCGAGCACAGCCTGTTCGCGGGCGAGGGCTACCCCGAGTGGTACGTCGAGTCCGTGATGGTCCACGAGCTCGCCCACCAGTGGTTCGGCGACAGCGTCACCCCGCTGACCTGGTCCGACCTGTGGCTCAACGAGGGACACGCCACCTGGTACGAGGCCCTGTACGCGGACGGGCTGGGCAAGTACTCCCTGGAGCGGCGCATGCGCGAGGCGTACCAGCGCTCCGACCAGTGGCGGGCGGCGGGCGGCCCCCCGGCCGCACCGAAGCCCGCCGCGCCCGGCGAGAAGATCGGGCTCTTCCGGCCGGTGGTCTACGACGGGTCCGCGCTGATCCTCTACGCGCTGCGGCAGGAGATCGGCACCGAGGCCTTCGACCGGCTGGAGCGGCGCTGGGTGTCGCAGCACCGGGACGGGGTCGCGGGCACGGCCGACTTCGTACGCCTGGCCTCGGAGGAGGCCGGCCGGGACCTTGGGGCCTTCCTGGAGCCCTGGCTGTACGGCAAGACCACCCCGGCGATGCCCGGGCACCCGGAGTGGAGCACCCCGGCCGCGTCCCGCAAATAAAGAGTGTGACCGGTGAGGAACGGGCATGTCACCATCGACGAGGCCGTTCGGGGAATCCCCCGGCGGTGTGGCACGTTGGACGTGACAGTTAACGTGCCTGTTCACGTGCCAGTGCTATTCGAATCGACGTAAGGATCCAATGACCTCCTCTTCTTCCCCTTCCCAGGACGCGCGGGACGCACAGGACGTGCCGGACCCGCAGAGCTTCACCGAGAGCCTTCGGGCCGATGCCCTGATGGAAGAGGACGTCGCCTGGAGCCACGAGATCGACGGAGACCGGGACGGCGAGCAGTTCGAACGCTCGGAGCGCGCGGCCCTGCGCCGCGTGGCCGGCCTCTCCACCGAGCTCGAAGACGTCACCGAGGTCGAGTACCGGCAGCTGCGCCTGGAGCGCGTCGTTCTCGTCGGTGTCTGGACCTCCGGCACGGTGAACGACGCGGAGAACTCCCTCGCGGAGCTCGCCGCCCTCGCCGAGACCGCGGGTGCTCTCGTACTCGACGGTGTGATCCAGCGCCGCGACAAGCCGGACCCGGCCACCTTCAT
Above is a genomic segment from Streptomyces sp. NBC_01233 containing:
- a CDS encoding M1 family metallopeptidase translates to MQLSSPRLRAALLAAASLTLVAAVLPPPKPLGIGDPLFPELGNPGYDVLSYDLSFAYKDNRSPLDAVTVIDARALEPLERINLDFTHGKVASAEVNGEPARFESVGEDLVLTPARAVADNGPLHITVRHTSDPRGRGDGGWVPTEDGLAMANQADAAHRVFPCNDHPADKAFFTFRITAPPGLTAVANGVQVVPAMRLGSSKTWTYRTRHPMATELAQVSVGRSAVVHGTGPHGLPLRDVVPAADRERLDPWLKKTAGHIAWMEERVGRYPFENYGILIARATTGFELETQTLSLFEHSLFAGEGYPEWYVESVMVHELAHQWFGDSVTPLTWSDLWLNEGHATWYEALYADGLGKYSLERRMREAYQRSDQWRAAGGPPAAPKPAAPGEKIGLFRPVVYDGSALILYALRQEIGTEAFDRLERRWVSQHRDGVAGTADFVRLASEEAGRDLGAFLEPWLYGKTTPAMPGHPEWSTPAASRK